A genomic region of Venturia canescens isolate UGA chromosome 9, ASM1945775v1, whole genome shotgun sequence contains the following coding sequences:
- the LOC122416548 gene encoding uncharacterized protein, which produces MPKVEQSSNISQGANTRKLSVSKKPRSKTSRKVQIRLCLLCLNFLLYTMEEVLRIQKPIIFDESIAHYELHGHQPFASATFNNNDEIRIAVQHQDLCLLPSKSSLHVYGRLTKADGQPVAATTTLVNNAIGHLFEEICYELNAVEIVRCKNVGLSTLMKNYISQNPSQKSVMENAGWLRDEEEASISDATGYFDISIPLSMILGFADDYRRIVVNAKHELILTPANSDTNAIIQTADAAEQFKITLSKIEWMIPYVSVADQWKIKLLNFIAKDSYISLSFRAWQLYEYPLLPTTTKHVWVVKTSTQLEKPRHVVLGFQTVRKNRATKNASHFDHCNIRDVKLFLNSQSYPYGNLNLDIDHNQYALLYDMYANFQASYHGKESEPLLSKVDFLKYAPLIVIDCSKQNESLKSGPVDI; this is translated from the coding sequence ATGCCCAAAGTGGAACAGTCGTCGAACATCTCGCAAGGAGCTAACACGCGAAAATTATCAGTTTCTAAAAAGCCTCGGTCTAAAACCTCGAGGAAAGTACAAATAAGGCTTTGTTTGTTGTGTCTCAATTTTTTGCTTTATACCATGGAGGAGGTCCTAAGAATACAAAAACCAATCATCTTTGACGAGTCCATCGCGCACTACGAATTGCATGGACATCAACCATTCGCATCAGCAACTTTCAACAACAACGATGAGATTCGTATTGCAGTTCAGCATCAGGATTTGTGCTTGCTACCGAGCAAGAGCTCATTACATGTGTATGGTAGATTGACGAAAGCTGATGGACAACCTGTTGCCGCTACCACGACATTGGTCAACAACGCCATCGGTCACCTATTTGAAGAAATTTGTTATGAGCTGAATGCTGTGGAGATTGTTCGATGTAAAAATGTTGGTCTTTCAACactcatgaaaaattatatctcccaGAATCCTAGCCAAAAATCAGTCATGGAAAATGCTGGTTGGCTGAGAGATGAAGAAGAAGCATCGATATCCGATGCTACTGGTTACTTTGACATCTCAATACCTTTGAGTATGATACTGGGCTTTGCTGATGACTATCGCAGAATTGTCGTCAATGCCAAACATGAGTTGATTTTAACACCTGCAAACTCTGATACGAATGCTATCATACAAACTGCTGATGCTGCGGAACAATTCAAAATTACTCTTTCGAAGATCGAATGGATGATACCATATGTCAGTGTAGCTGATCAATGGAAAATTAAACTATTAAATTTTATCGCCAAAGACTCGTACATATCGTTGAGTTTTCGTGCTTGGCAATTGTACGAGTACCCGCTACTACCTACAACTACAAAGCACGTTTGGGTTGTGAAAACCTCTAcgcagcttgaaaaacctcGACACGTTGTTTTGGGATTCCAAACAGTTCGGAAAAATAGAGCTACTAAGAACGCGAGTCACTTCGATCATTGTAATATCAGAGACGTCAAACTCTTTCTCAACTCACAGAGTTATCCATATGGAAATTTGAATCTTGACATTGATCATAATCAGTACGCTCTCCTCTACGATATGTACGCAAATTTTCAGGCTTCCTACCACGGGAAGGAGTCTGAACCACTGTTGAGTAAAGTAGACTTTTTGAAGTACGCACCACTCATTGTTATTGATTGTTCAAAACAGAATGAGTCATTGAAATCTGGACCCGTTGACATTTGA